The sequence GCCTGTGCCAGCGGTGTATTTTTCTGCATGCTGCTCTCTTCTCTTGAAGGCATTTTATTCCCTCCTCGCACTCCAGTCTCCATTGATGTTTGCTTATTGAGGCTCTGCATATCTAACCTTTCAAAAAATAATGGGGGCTAAAGCCCCCATTGCTCATTTAACGTGCCGTTTCTCTAAAGATCCGTATATACCACCTTGCTAAAACGTGCAGGCACCGCCGCTTGGCTGCCATTGCCGGAAGCATAGAGTCCGACGCAGACGCCGGTGAAACCGCCGTTTACTTCCGGCGCCAGCCATTCGGCGCGAATCTCGCCGGGCATCTCCGTCCAGGTGATGCCGTCCCGCGAGTATTCACATGTGTAGCGCTTGGCATCAGAGCGCACTTTGAGCTCTACTGCGCCGCCTTCCCACGGAATCTTCACTTCCTCCTTGGCGTCGCCGTTTCGCACCGTTAGATGCAAGTAAGTCTCCGCCCCGATCCGCTTCAGCGAGAAGGCAAGGTACCCCCGATTATTCAGGCGTGCAGCGATCCCCGCTTCTTCGCCATCCTGTGCCGGCGCGAAATTGAGGGAGCTGCTGAACGCCATATCCACACTCCGCTGGCGAACACCGATGAAGGTCGCCGGCGCCTCATCGTCCAGCGAGTATTCATTGCCCACAAGCTTCACCACGCCGGGCGATTCGACCTGATAACGCTCCTCATCCATCGTGCGCAGGGCACTCCACTCCGGTCCGAAACCTTCGCCGATTTCGATCTTCACAGGACCCTGCGGCTTCGTCAGCGGCACGGGCAAGCGTTCAGCGGACATCTGCAGCTGCACGATGCCCTCATTGTTGTCCACCATCGGCCAGCCGTCCTCCGTCCAGGTCACCGGCGCGAGGAAGGTCTCGCGGCCGAGGACGGAGTAGCGGCCATCCACTGGCCGTGTCCCCAGGAACACCAACCACCAATTTCCCTTCGTATCCTCTACGAGATCCGCATGTCCGAGGCACTGGATCGGATGATCGGGCAGCTTGTTATGGGTGAGAACCGGCACCGGGCACGGCTCGAAAGGCCCGTACGGGTTGTCGCTCCTGCCGGCGATCTCCCGGTGGTCGAAGGAGGTGCCGCCGCAGGCGCTGAGGATATAATACATGCCGTTGATCTTATACAGATGGGGTCCCTCAGTCCATACGCCGCCGTCCCCGTCCCAGATGCGTCTCGGCTCCGTCAGTACACGGCCGGTTTCGATATCGATCTCATATTGGATGATATGGGAATCCAGCCCGGCGCCGTTCTGCACGGTGACATAGACTTTGCCGTCGTCATCGAAGAATAGTGAAGGATCGATGCCGCCGTAAGGCAGGCGAATCGGATCCGACCATGGACCTGCGGGGTCCTTAGCCGTTACATAGAAATTGCCGATCCCTCTTACATCTGTGGTGATCATATAGAAGGTTCCCTCGTGGTACCGCAGCGTGCAAGCGTAGATGCCGTCGGAACTCTTCCGCGTCGACAGATCGACCTGCTCCTTCCTCGTCAGCACATGGCCAATCTGTGTCCAATGGACGAGGTCCTTGCTGTGGAAGATGGGCACCGCCGGGAAATATTCAAAGGAACTCGTCACGAGATAGTAGTCTTCACCGACCCGCACGATGCTGGGATCCGGGAAGAAACCCGGGATTACCGGGTTTTGATAGACGTTTATCATGTCAGTCACTCTGCCGCTCTCCCTTCTATGTTAGCCGTCAGATCAGCGTAAATGAAGCCAAACTCGCATTGCCCTCGCCGGTATAAGTAAAGTACAGCGCATGGACGCCGTCCGGAATGGCGATATCCGCCGTATATTCGGTCCATATATTCGTAAAGT is a genomic window of Insulibacter thermoxylanivorax containing:
- a CDS encoding glycoside hydrolase family 43 protein; protein product: MINVYQNPVIPGFFPDPSIVRVGEDYYLVTSSFEYFPAVPIFHSKDLVHWTQIGHVLTRKEQVDLSTRKSSDGIYACTLRYHEGTFYMITTDVRGIGNFYVTAKDPAGPWSDPIRLPYGGIDPSLFFDDDGKVYVTVQNGAGLDSHIIQYEIDIETGRVLTEPRRIWDGDGGVWTEGPHLYKINGMYYILSACGGTSFDHREIAGRSDNPYGPFEPCPVPVLTHNKLPDHPIQCLGHADLVEDTKGNWWLVFLGTRPVDGRYSVLGRETFLAPVTWTEDGWPMVDNNEGIVQLQMSAERLPVPLTKPQGPVKIEIGEGFGPEWSALRTMDEERYQVESPGVVKLVGNEYSLDDEAPATFIGVRQRSVDMAFSSSLNFAPAQDGEEAGIAARLNNRGYLAFSLKRIGAETYLHLTVRNGDAKEEVKIPWEGGAVELKVRSDAKRYTCEYSRDGITWTEMPGEIRAEWLAPEVNGGFTGVCVGLYASGNGSQAAVPARFSKVVYTDL